From Hypanus sabinus isolate sHypSab1 chromosome 9, sHypSab1.hap1, whole genome shotgun sequence:
GAACCAATACTCCCGTGGGGGAGCCTGTTTGTGTGAGGTGGATTTTGAGCGACATTCGGAAGGTGGAGTGTGTTCTCACACAGACCGTGGGTCCAGCACGTGACTTAAAGACAACtgcaagatgagctccaacttatgtgcacatgtggactgggttaactgtaaAGGGCCCCTTTTCTTTGCATTTCTTTTCCTACTAACttcaataaagctgaaatttgttaatatactttctttgcaattgtatgcagtgtatgatctgttatttcttctcAATGGCTAATTGGATGGGGTCGGGGCAGTACTTACACAGATCAGTTCGGGTGGTCAAGCCATCCCAACTTCCCAGTTTaggtgggacccaagtcataccGACCATAGACTTATAAATtttgagaaaggtggttttctcagcACTGAGTACAGTGGATGTTAGCAAGGTGCAAAGGAGCCATGTTTCTATAGACACCTGGTAAAAAGGGGTTTCACTGCTTTCAATGTTCTACATGAAAATTTATTCAGATATAAACACCAGTTATAATACACATTTGTATTTATTACAGATACTATTTTTTGTGTCTTACTTATACAGTTTACCTATGACCATTGAATGGGTGCACATGTTTATATCGGGGTTCAATATTCACATACAGAGTACAGTTATATGGATTTTGGCATTCTGCCCGGTGCAGTCTTGTGACCTCTAGCCGTATTTCTTTCAGAGATTTGGAGGAAGTGAGCTTTATGTCTGTTTCCCCTGTGAAATCTGGATTTTCAGGATAAAGTTCATCCCCAGGATACAAGGTGGCAAAACCATCAGATGCCGTTAGTCGGACTGGAAGCCATCGTTCACAACCTTCCACAGAACGATCTTGGCTAAACCTCTGCAGATCTTGAAGGTAGTTAAATTGACAAAGTCTTCCTATCTCATACCATTGTGgaggaggaataaagagttgctcAGATTGGTGATGCTTTATTGCCTCAATAGGGGTCATCCAACTGTGAGAAATTATTTCACGACCATCATGTGCAGTGAAAGGAATTTCTTCCAAACAACAAATAAAGAATGCAGTATCAAATCTCCTTCTCTGAAAAGTAGGAGTCAACCAATTACTCCACTCCTTCAATGCCCAAATATTTGGTAAACAGTCCAACTCTTTGCACAGTTTTATAAAATTTGATGCATTTTCCTGCACAAGAGGCCTCCAACTTTCAAGTTTATTTTGGCTACATTGTGTAAGCTGTATGACCCCATGGTTGTTCAATTCTTTATCAGGGTGATTTGGCTTCACAAGGAGTACACCAGTCTCTTCAAAAGTTTCCCTAATGGCACAAATACGGAAAGCTACCTCCGCAGGTATTTGAGATCCTAGCTTTCTCTTGTCTGTGGCAAAGATTGGAGACCTCCGAGCAGTTTGTTTGACTGTATCCAGCTTAAAGTTGGGTGACTGGCAAAAAGGATGGAACAACTGGATCCATTCATTGGAAAAATCACCTGAGCTTATCCGACCTCCTGGAAACACATATGCATTGGGAAAAAAATTGCTCCTTGTATTCCGCTGCAACATAAGCAAGGCATAATTATGCCCTGAATTTTCCAAGCATTTGTGAGATAGATTCCTTCCTTGTGGTTGTTGACAGGTTTGCATATTTGTAACACTTTTACTCAAATTATGCCTTCGGATACCTGCAACCAGGATCACAGTTGCtgcttccttccaatattttaagTCTCTATTCATCTTTGCTGCAATAAATACAACCATTTTAGTTTATCGTTACCATGGTTTTGTAGCTCCTACAACTTATCACTAATTCCAGTTCTACTGTAACCGTTTCCTCCATGTTCTCTAATGTGAACTAACAACTGCAGTGTTTCTTGGCTGGAACCAGCAACCTTATGCTTTAAGGTACGGCTGACACTACTTCaccaaatgttgaaggaactcagttgAGGCAGCAGGTGTGGAAGGAAAAGAACAGTCACGATTGTAGTCAAGGCCCTTCCTCCAGATTGAAAGTTTGGTGGGGGGGGCATGATAGCCATTATTTGAACCGAGAGAATAAGGTGTAACAAAGTTTGGCTAGCAAAAGGTAGATCCAACTGAGGATTGACAGTAGGCAGTTGGAGGAGGGTAGAAATAGTTACAGTGACTGATGGGTGgaggctgcagatgatggaatctatTATGAAAGGAAGATGGAGCATGGAATGAAATAAAGGAGATGGGGTGAGCCGATGGGAACAGTAGAGGAAGGAAACccagtggagggagtgtgtggatgat
This genomic window contains:
- the nudt19 gene encoding nucleoside diphosphate-linked moiety X motif 19 — its product is MNRDLKYWKEAATVILVAGIRRHNLSKSVTNMQTCQQPQGRNLSHKCLENSGHNYALLMLQRNTRSNFFPNAYVFPGGRISSGDFSNEWIQLFHPFCQSPNFKLDTVKQTARRSPIFATDKRKLGSQIPAEVAFRICAIRETFEETGVLLVKPNHPDKELNNHGVIQLTQCSQNKLESWRPLVQENASNFIKLCKELDCLPNIWALKEWSNWLTPTFQRRRFDTAFFICCLEEIPFTAHDGREIISHSWMTPIEAIKHHQSEQLFIPPPQWYEIGRLCQFNYLQDLQRFSQDRSVEGCERWLPVRLTASDGFATLYPGDELYPENPDFTGETDIKLTSSKSLKEIRLEVTRLHRAECQNPYNCTLYVNIEPRYKHVHPFNGHR